One genomic window of Gossypium hirsutum isolate 1008001.06 chromosome D11, Gossypium_hirsutum_v2.1, whole genome shotgun sequence includes the following:
- the LOC107912520 gene encoding uncharacterized protein — MDDHYTRNHVPAFGSWDWNNDLPFTQCFESARQAGLLRYSYSEDRDLYVAGDLYDKDVVTPAMIVVPRRRKKGRKSNDKEGKRQNWEINDVKESPSPTPLHRPTPKPVDEDLYKISPHLLYAKPRKKRGLSFFASCMVPTCVL, encoded by the exons ATGGAT GATCACTACACAAGGAATCATGTTCCGGCTTTTGGGAGCTGGGATTGGAACAACGACCTCCCTTTCACTCAGTGTTTTGAATCAGCTAGACAAGCGGGGTTGCTTCGTTACAGTTACTCTGAGGATCGTGATTTGTATGTTGCCGGTGATCTTTATGATAAGGATGTTGTTACTCCTGCCATGATCGTTGTTCCTCGCAGAAGG aaGAAAGGACGAAAGTCAAATGACAAAGAAGGGAAAAGGCAAAACTGGGAGATCAATGACGTGAAGGAATCACCAAGCCCCACTCCTCTGCACCGCCCAACACCCAAACCCGTTGATGAAGACCTCTATAAAATCTCCCCACACCTCCTTTACGCTAAACCCAGAAAG AAGAGAGGGTTGAGCTTCTTTGCTAGCTGCATGGTTCCTACATGTGTGTTGTGA